One stretch of Dokdonia sp. Hel_I_53 DNA includes these proteins:
- a CDS encoding N-acetylmuramoyl-L-alanine amidase: MRKKNNFNIYLTILLLAGSLIHSAFAKAQTKQREKFKIVLDAGHGGKDSGNRGNGYYEKNIALNVVLAIGGQLEQLDDVEVIYTRKKDVFLELWERADIANNSNADLFISVHCNSHSSQAKGTETFVLGIGGNAKNMAIAKKENSVILLEDNYEKRYAGFDPNKPETSIGLELMQEEYLDQSINLASFIENEFTSTVKRSSRGVKQAIFWVLHRSVMPSVLIETGFLTNNEEGRFLNSKNGQEKMASAISKAVVNYKESIQAVERVALIQKEAQTSIEPIENETAIVDKPISTPGITFKVQVAASKTMLETQPYNFKQLINVTRVRDNNFYKYYYKSTNDYAQARKYLEEAKLAGYEEAFIVSFNEQNIKVPLNQVLN, translated from the coding sequence ATGCGTAAAAAAAATAATTTTAATATATATTTAACTATTTTACTTCTCGCAGGAAGTTTAATTCATTCCGCTTTCGCGAAAGCGCAAACTAAGCAGCGAGAAAAGTTTAAAATTGTATTAGATGCTGGTCATGGTGGGAAAGATAGCGGAAATCGAGGTAATGGATATTATGAAAAAAACATTGCCCTCAATGTTGTTTTGGCAATAGGGGGTCAATTAGAACAACTCGATGATGTAGAAGTGATTTATACACGTAAGAAAGATGTCTTTCTAGAGTTGTGGGAACGAGCAGATATCGCAAATAACTCTAACGCTGATCTTTTTATAAGTGTGCATTGTAACTCACATTCATCCCAAGCAAAAGGTACCGAGACCTTCGTTTTAGGTATAGGAGGAAATGCAAAGAACATGGCAATTGCAAAAAAGGAAAACTCTGTGATTTTGCTTGAGGACAATTATGAAAAGCGGTATGCTGGTTTTGATCCTAACAAGCCTGAGACTTCTATTGGCTTAGAATTGATGCAGGAAGAATATTTAGATCAGAGTATTAATCTCGCCAGTTTTATAGAAAATGAATTCACTAGCACTGTTAAGAGATCAAGTCGAGGAGTCAAGCAGGCAATTTTTTGGGTTTTACATAGATCAGTAATGCCTAGCGTTCTTATAGAAACTGGTTTCTTAACTAATAATGAAGAAGGTAGATTTCTTAACTCTAAAAACGGTCAAGAGAAAATGGCCAGTGCTATTTCTAAAGCGGTTGTAAATTATAAGGAAAGTATACAGGCTGTAGAGCGAGTGGCTTTGATACAAAAGGAAGCACAAACCTCAATTGAGCCTATTGAAAATGAGACTGCTATCGTAGATAAACCTATTTCTACACCTGGCATTACATTTAAAGTTCAGGTCGCTGCTAGCAAGACCATGCTAGAAACGCAACCTTACAATTTTAAACAACTTATCAATGTTACCCGTGTAAGAGACAATAACTTTTATAAATATTACTATAAGTCTACAAATGACTATGCGCAAGCTAGAAAATACTTAGAGGAGGCTAAGCTCGCGGGATATGAAGAGGCATTTATTGTTTCTTTTAATGAGCAAAATATTAAAGTCCCACTTAATCAAGTGTTAAATTAG
- a CDS encoding MlaD family protein: protein MSKEIKTAILVIAALLLLIFGYNFLKGNNLLDKSKILYAKYDNVEGLAPSSKVTINGLPVGRVLAIDFADKQGKLVVKFVVEKDFEFSKNSLARVYGGGLIGGKTLAIVPSYEVGMDVKSGDTLPGETGSGIMELVNERLTPLQNQVEGVIVSTDSVLTSVNAVLDRDTRANLRDAIANFTTASRELKGITTSVNSLMAANQEKLDRTITNIDKMSTNFATLSDSLSQIQLGSMVADLEKTIADFQEISNKLNSPEGTVGKLLNDEQLYLNLDRTANQMGDLLQDMKLNPKRYVHFSLFGKKPGEYTAPSDSLQ, encoded by the coding sequence ATGTCTAAAGAAATCAAAACTGCCATCCTTGTAATTGCAGCACTCCTATTACTCATTTTCGGGTATAATTTTTTAAAAGGAAACAATCTTCTTGATAAAAGTAAAATCCTTTATGCAAAATATGACAACGTAGAAGGATTAGCTCCTTCTTCAAAAGTTACTATAAACGGTTTGCCTGTTGGAAGGGTTTTAGCAATCGACTTTGCAGATAAACAAGGAAAGCTTGTAGTGAAATTTGTTGTTGAAAAAGATTTTGAATTCTCTAAAAATAGTTTGGCTAGAGTTTATGGAGGAGGTCTTATAGGAGGTAAAACACTTGCTATTGTTCCATCCTATGAGGTAGGAATGGATGTTAAATCTGGTGATACCTTACCAGGTGAAACTGGATCTGGTATCATGGAACTTGTAAATGAACGTCTTACTCCGCTTCAAAATCAAGTAGAAGGGGTGATTGTTAGTACGGATTCAGTTTTAACTAGTGTAAATGCTGTTTTAGATAGAGATACACGTGCAAATCTTAGAGATGCAATCGCAAACTTTACAACTGCGTCAAGAGAATTAAAAGGAATAACTACTTCTGTTAATAGTCTAATGGCTGCAAACCAAGAAAAATTAGATCGCACAATAACTAATATTGATAAAATGAGCACCAATTTTGCAACATTGTCAGATTCATTATCTCAAATACAATTGGGTAGCATGGTTGCAGATTTAGAAAAAACAATAGCAGATTTTCAAGAAATCTCAAATAAATTAAATTCACCAGAAGGAACCGTTGGTAAACTTTTGAATGATGAACAACTTTACTTAAATTTGGACCGTACAGCAAACCAAATGGGAGATCTTCTACAAGATATGAAGCTTAACCCTAAGCGTTATGTACATTTTTCGCTTTTTGGGAAAAAACCTGGAGAGTACACTGCGCCTAGCGATTCGTTACAGTAG
- a CDS encoding (Fe-S)-binding protein, with amino-acid sequence MQYIPNILFLIALAVGGGFFVKNIKKLVRNINLGKDVDRSDNKPQRWRNMAKIALGQYKMVKRPISGILHVVVYVGFIIINIEVLEIIIDGIFGTHRIFSFLGGVYDFLIASFEILAFLVFVSVIIFWLRRNAIRIKRFLNPEMKGWPKMDANLILYFEMVLMGLFLLMNAADLQLQILGADHYVSGYGTITGSFPISGYIAPLLDGMSVSSLIILERTAWWLHILGILVFLNYLYYSKHLHILLAFPNTWYAKLKPQGEFNNLQAVTDEVMLMMDPNADPFAAPPESEDDTSEPDKFGASDVTDLNWVQLMNSYSCTECGRCTSECPANQTGKKLSPRKIMMDTRDRLEEVGKNIDANENTFVPDGKQLLNDYITKEELWACTTCNACVEACPIGIDPLSIIVDMRRYMVMEESSAPSDLNNAMTNIENNGAPWPFNQLDRGNWINEA; translated from the coding sequence ATGCAATACATACCAAACATTCTGTTTCTCATTGCCCTAGCAGTAGGTGGTGGCTTTTTTGTAAAAAACATTAAAAAATTAGTACGCAACATTAACCTCGGGAAGGATGTTGATCGTTCTGATAATAAGCCACAGCGATGGCGTAATATGGCAAAGATTGCCTTGGGTCAATATAAGATGGTGAAGCGCCCAATATCGGGAATTTTACACGTTGTTGTCTATGTAGGTTTTATAATAATAAATATAGAAGTACTTGAAATTATCATAGATGGTATTTTTGGAACTCATCGCATATTTAGCTTTTTAGGAGGCGTATACGACTTTTTAATTGCAAGCTTTGAAATACTAGCTTTCTTAGTTTTTGTTTCAGTAATTATATTTTGGCTTCGACGTAATGCTATACGCATAAAACGTTTCTTAAATCCTGAGATGAAAGGATGGCCTAAGATGGATGCCAACCTTATTTTATATTTTGAGATGGTTCTAATGGGACTGTTCTTACTAATGAACGCAGCAGATTTGCAACTTCAAATTCTTGGTGCAGATCATTATGTCTCTGGATATGGTACTATTACGGGTTCATTTCCTATTAGCGGGTATATAGCACCACTACTTGATGGTATGTCTGTTTCTTCACTCATTATTTTAGAAAGAACCGCTTGGTGGTTGCACATCTTAGGAATTTTAGTATTCTTAAATTACCTTTATTACTCTAAACATTTACATATTTTACTTGCATTTCCTAACACGTGGTATGCTAAACTCAAGCCTCAAGGTGAATTTAATAACCTTCAAGCGGTTACTGACGAAGTGATGCTTATGATGGATCCAAATGCAGACCCATTTGCGGCGCCTCCAGAAAGTGAAGATGATACATCAGAACCAGATAAATTTGGCGCAAGTGATGTCACAGACCTCAATTGGGTTCAACTAATGAACTCCTACAGCTGTACAGAATGTGGTCGCTGTACTAGTGAGTGTCCTGCAAACCAAACAGGTAAAAAATTAAGTCCTCGTAAAATAATGATGGACACACGGGATCGACTAGAAGAAGTAGGCAAAAATATAGATGCAAATGAAAATACATTTGTACCAGATGGTAAGCAATTGCTTAATGATTATATAACTAAAGAAGAGCTTTGGGCTTGCACCACTTGCAACGCTTGTGTAGAAGCATGTCCTATTGGCATTGATCCATTAAGTATTATTGTAGATATGCGTCGCTATATGGTGATGGAAGAAAGTAGTGCTCCAAGCGATTTAAATAATGCAATGACAAATATTGAGAATAACGGTGCACCATGGCCATTTAATCAATTAGATAGAGGAAACTGGATAAATGAAGCGTAA
- a CDS encoding phosphoheptose isomerase — translation MDTEELNKLLREKLEDGGHVSPVLPEGVKNYLIDIDGTITEDVPNEEPERMATCEPFPDALKTLNKWYDEGHLICFFTSRTEEHRDVTTKWLDKHGFKFHSLLMGKPRGGNYHWVDNHLVKATRYKGKFTDLVEKKVTIEVFKE, via the coding sequence ATGGATACTGAAGAATTGAATAAATTACTGAGAGAGAAGTTAGAAGATGGAGGGCATGTAAGTCCAGTGCTTCCAGAAGGAGTAAAAAATTACCTAATTGATATAGATGGTACAATTACAGAAGATGTACCTAATGAAGAGCCAGAAAGAATGGCTACTTGTGAGCCATTTCCAGACGCTTTAAAAACCCTCAATAAATGGTATGATGAAGGTCATTTAATTTGTTTTTTTACCTCACGTACAGAAGAACATAGAGATGTTACAACAAAATGGTTAGATAAGCACGGGTTTAAATTTCATAGTCTTTTAATGGGAAAACCACGTGGAGGAAATTATCATTGGGTAGATAACCATCTTGTGAAAGCAACTAGATATAAAGGTAAGTTTACAGACCTTGTTGAAAAGAAAGTAACCATAGAAGTATTTAAGGAATAG
- a CDS encoding (Fe-S)-binding protein: protein MSEALRVPTMAEYLAQGKQPEVLFWVGCSGSFDDRAKKITKAFARILNKANVDFAVLGAEESCTGDPAKRAGNEFLFQMQAVTNIEVLNGYEVKKIVTACPHCFNTLKNEYPSLGGNYEVVHHTQFLKSLLEDGRLTVEGGKFKGKRITFHDPCYLGRANGVYEAPRDLLRKLDVELVEMRKCKTNGLCCGAGGAQMFKEPEPGNKDVNIKRTEQALEVKPEIIAAGCPFCNTMMTDGVKNKEKEDSIEVMDIAEMIASAEEL from the coding sequence ATGAGCGAAGCATTAAGAGTACCAACGATGGCAGAGTACCTAGCCCAAGGAAAGCAACCAGAAGTATTATTTTGGGTGGGTTGTTCAGGGAGCTTTGACGATAGAGCAAAAAAGATTACAAAGGCTTTTGCAAGAATTTTAAATAAAGCAAATGTTGACTTTGCAGTATTAGGAGCAGAAGAGAGTTGTACCGGCGACCCTGCAAAGCGAGCTGGGAATGAATTTCTTTTTCAAATGCAAGCGGTCACAAACATTGAAGTACTCAACGGGTACGAGGTAAAAAAGATCGTTACAGCTTGTCCACACTGTTTTAATACACTAAAAAATGAATATCCATCATTAGGAGGTAACTACGAGGTTGTGCATCACACACAGTTTCTTAAATCTCTTTTAGAAGATGGTAGGCTTACTGTTGAAGGTGGAAAGTTTAAAGGCAAGCGTATTACCTTTCATGATCCATGTTATTTAGGACGTGCAAATGGTGTTTACGAAGCACCTCGTGACCTACTACGTAAGTTAGATGTTGAGCTAGTAGAGATGCGTAAGTGTAAAACCAATGGCCTATGTTGTGGAGCTGGAGGTGCTCAAATGTTTAAGGAGCCAGAACCAGGTAATAAAGATGTAAATATCAAACGTACTGAGCAGGCACTTGAGGTTAAACCTGAAATCATAGCAGCGGGATGTCCTTTTTGCAATACAATGATGACAGATGGTGTAAAAAATAAAGAAAAAGAAGATAGTATAGAAGTTATGGATATTGCAGAAATGATAGCTAGTGCAGAGGAGCTTTAA
- a CDS encoding ABC transporter ATPase — protein MLVDIQKLPDHSRIWLYQSDTKLTEEQVEKIKKDLGTFLTSWTAHGASLEAGFEVKYNRFIVIALDQSKSSASGCSIDSQVRFIQSLQDELEVDLLDKMNVTYYQNERIHYKPLLEFKKMAKDGAVGKNTVVFNNLVTTLGEYKTDWEIPAMDSWHSRFLSKKK, from the coding sequence ATGTTAGTAGATATACAGAAGCTCCCAGATCACTCACGTATTTGGCTTTATCAATCAGATACTAAATTAACAGAAGAACAAGTTGAAAAAATCAAGAAAGATCTTGGCACGTTCCTCACCAGCTGGACGGCTCATGGAGCGAGTCTAGAGGCGGGTTTTGAGGTAAAATACAATCGATTTATTGTGATTGCTTTAGATCAATCAAAGTCTTCTGCCAGTGGTTGTTCTATTGATAGTCAGGTACGGTTTATTCAATCTCTACAAGACGAACTTGAGGTAGATTTACTCGACAAAATGAATGTGACATATTATCAGAATGAGCGTATTCATTATAAGCCTTTATTAGAATTTAAGAAAATGGCAAAAGACGGTGCCGTAGGAAAAAATACAGTGGTCTTTAATAATCTAGTTACTACACTTGGGGAATATAAGACAGATTGGGAAATTCCAGCAATGGATAGCTGGCATTCTCGATTTCTCTCTAAAAAGAAGTAA
- a CDS encoding glycoside hydrolase family 3 N-terminal domain-containing protein, whose amino-acid sequence MPLRRILFIFLFYIFTVSLSAQERYPLYSNDILAQRTWVDSVYKGMTPKERVGQLFMVDVFSSDPKAKIDKIKKLIKEQHIGGLIFSKGGPMRQAKLNNELQAMANTKLLVGMDAEWGLAMRLDSTYAFPWNMTLGAIQDNSIVKKVGRRIGDHSKRLGVHINFAPVVDININPANPIIGNRSFGEDKINVTQKAIALMEGMQDAGVLGSAKHFPGHGDTDKDSHKTLPTLNFSKERLERVELYPYQPIIEKGIASIMVAHLNVPALVPEEGVPTSISPTVVTKMLKEDFKYHGLIITDALNMKGAANFKEPGDIDLAAFKAGNDILLISENVPSAAAKILTALKNGEITEQRLEHSVKKILYAKYKVGLHQWEPVVTTNLISDLNATVDDIVYSEAIENALTVTKNENSVLPIKKLDQKKIAYLALGDANGSAFKGQLRKYAHVESINATTLKEAKEQLTPFNYVIIGFHRSNDNPWKSYKFTSKEINWISEIAKNKTVILDLFVRPYAMLDLPDIQNIEGIIHSYQNSKIAQEKSAQLIFGAIPSKGKLPVSLGDTPFGTGIESGILRRLQYGLPEEVGVDSQLLNTKIDSLVNLGIKKAMMPGAQVLVARRGKVIYDKSFGYHTYNKKRAVLPEDIYDIASMTKILASLPLVMELESKGSLDLDDKLGTLIPELANSNKANISIKSALSHYARFKAWIPFYIYTLDSITKKPSEDFYSSKFTRDYDIKITDKMFLRSDYKDSIIDRIAETDLRDRLSYKYSDLPYYLVKKYLEDYYRKDLDELTKTHFYNSLGANFTGYNPLKRFNKDIITPSENDTYWRNQKIQGTVHDMGAAMQGNVGGHAGLFSNSNDVAKMMQMYLQNGYYGGKRYFSKETMSRFNTCYYCDNKVRRGVGFDKPQINGSGPTCGCVPMSSFGHSGFTGTYTWADPENELIYVFLSNRTFPTMNNRKLIKSGLRTQIQEAIYDAIIQ is encoded by the coding sequence ATGCCGTTAAGACGCATTCTCTTTATATTTTTATTTTACATATTCACAGTGTCACTCTCTGCCCAAGAAAGGTACCCATTGTATTCCAATGATATACTGGCACAACGCACTTGGGTAGATTCTGTATATAAGGGAATGACACCTAAGGAGCGTGTGGGGCAACTATTTATGGTGGACGTCTTTTCTAGTGACCCAAAAGCAAAAATTGATAAAATTAAAAAACTCATTAAGGAGCAACATATAGGAGGTTTAATCTTTTCTAAAGGGGGTCCTATGCGCCAGGCAAAGCTAAATAATGAGTTACAAGCAATGGCAAATACAAAATTGCTCGTGGGGATGGATGCAGAGTGGGGATTAGCTATGCGTTTAGATAGTACCTACGCCTTTCCTTGGAACATGACATTAGGAGCTATACAAGATAATAGTATTGTTAAAAAAGTAGGGCGTAGAATAGGAGACCATTCTAAGCGGTTAGGAGTTCATATTAACTTTGCACCTGTAGTTGACATAAATATAAATCCGGCAAATCCCATTATAGGCAATCGCTCTTTTGGTGAAGATAAAATCAATGTTACTCAAAAAGCCATTGCTTTAATGGAAGGCATGCAAGATGCTGGGGTTTTAGGAAGCGCTAAACATTTTCCAGGACATGGGGACACAGATAAGGATAGCCACAAAACACTTCCCACGCTCAATTTCTCAAAAGAGCGTCTAGAGCGTGTAGAGTTATATCCATATCAGCCTATTATAGAGAAAGGAATAGCTAGCATTATGGTGGCTCACCTCAATGTACCAGCATTAGTACCAGAAGAGGGAGTACCTACAAGTATCTCACCTACTGTAGTGACAAAAATGCTTAAAGAAGATTTTAAATATCACGGTCTTATAATTACAGACGCACTTAATATGAAAGGTGCAGCAAATTTCAAAGAGCCTGGAGATATAGACTTAGCAGCTTTTAAGGCTGGTAATGACATTCTTTTAATAAGTGAAAACGTTCCCTCTGCAGCTGCCAAAATTTTGACAGCTTTAAAAAATGGAGAGATCACAGAGCAACGGCTAGAACACTCTGTAAAGAAAATATTATATGCTAAGTATAAAGTAGGGTTACATCAATGGGAGCCTGTAGTCACCACAAACCTAATAAGTGATCTCAACGCTACGGTAGATGATATTGTGTATAGTGAGGCTATAGAAAATGCCCTTACAGTAACAAAGAATGAAAACTCAGTATTGCCTATTAAAAAACTAGATCAAAAGAAAATTGCTTACTTAGCTCTAGGAGATGCTAATGGAAGTGCTTTTAAAGGGCAATTGCGCAAGTATGCTCATGTTGAAAGTATAAATGCTACGACTTTAAAAGAGGCAAAAGAGCAGTTAACACCCTTTAATTATGTGATTATAGGTTTTCATCGGTCTAATGATAATCCTTGGAAATCTTATAAATTTACTTCAAAAGAAATAAATTGGATTTCAGAAATAGCAAAAAATAAAACAGTTATTTTAGATTTATTTGTACGTCCATATGCTATGCTTGATCTTCCTGATATTCAAAATATAGAAGGCATCATACATAGTTATCAAAATAGTAAAATAGCTCAAGAGAAAAGCGCACAACTTATTTTTGGTGCTATTCCCAGTAAAGGTAAACTGCCGGTATCTCTTGGTGATACGCCTTTTGGAACAGGTATAGAATCTGGAATCCTGAGAAGATTGCAATATGGTTTACCTGAAGAAGTAGGTGTTGATTCTCAATTACTAAATACTAAAATTGACTCTCTCGTCAATTTAGGAATTAAAAAAGCAATGATGCCAGGGGCCCAAGTATTAGTGGCTAGGCGTGGTAAGGTTATTTATGACAAAAGCTTTGGGTATCATACTTACAATAAAAAACGTGCAGTGCTACCTGAGGATATTTATGATATAGCCTCTATGACAAAAATTCTTGCTTCGTTACCTTTAGTTATGGAATTAGAGAGCAAAGGGAGTTTGGATCTTGATGATAAACTAGGAACTTTAATTCCAGAGCTAGCTAATTCTAATAAGGCAAATATCTCCATTAAGAGTGCGCTATCACATTATGCACGATTTAAGGCATGGATTCCCTTTTACATATATACTTTAGATTCTATAACTAAAAAACCGTCAGAGGACTTTTATAGCTCTAAATTTACGCGAGATTACGATATCAAAATCACAGATAAAATGTTTTTAAGAAGTGATTATAAAGACAGTATCATTGATAGAATAGCAGAAACTGATTTGCGAGACAGGCTCTCTTATAAATATAGTGATCTCCCATATTACTTAGTAAAGAAGTATTTAGAAGATTATTATAGAAAAGATCTTGACGAGCTCACAAAAACACATTTTTACAATTCACTTGGGGCAAATTTTACAGGTTACAATCCCCTTAAGCGTTTTAATAAGGATATAATTACACCTTCAGAGAATGATACTTACTGGCGTAACCAAAAAATACAAGGTACTGTTCATGATATGGGAGCAGCCATGCAAGGCAATGTAGGGGGACATGCAGGTCTTTTTTCAAATTCCAATGATGTCGCAAAGATGATGCAAATGTATTTACAAAACGGTTACTACGGCGGTAAAAGATATTTTTCAAAAGAAACAATGTCTAGATTTAATACTTGTTATTACTGTGATAATAAAGTGAGAAGAGGCGTAGGGTTTGATAAACCACAAATTAATGGAAGTGGTCCTACATGTGGTTGTGTTCCTATGTCAAGTTTTGGGCATAGTGGTTTTACAGGAACATACACTTGGGCAGATCCAGAAAACGAGCTTATCTACGTATTCCTATCGAATCGCACGTTTCCAACTATGAATAATAGAAAACTGATTAAGTCTGGATTGAGAACTCAAATTCAAGAGGCAATATACGACGCAATAATTCAGTAA
- the bshA gene encoding N-acetyl-alpha-D-glucosaminyl L-malate synthase BshA yields the protein MKIAIVCYPTFGGSGVVATELGIALSKRGHEVHFITYKQPVRLALLNDNIHYHEVNVPDYALFHYQPYELALSSKLVKIIKKENIDILHVHYAIPHAYAGYMAKEILKQEGIYIPMVTTLHGTDITLVGSHPFYRPAVSFSINNSDIVTSVSESLKQDTLRLFEITKEIDVVPNFIDFTSVDNSFTDCQRDLMANENERIVTHISNFRKVKRISDVIDVFYRLQLEIPSKLLMVGEGPEREHAEEQVSLLGIEDKVKFLGNSNEIDKILCFSDLFLLPSEAESFGLAALEAMVNRVPVISSNAGGIPEVNIDGVTGYLSNVGNIADMAQNAIRILQDDIVLEKFKNNAKKEAAKFDIQNIVPLYEQLYERALLQVV from the coding sequence ATGAAAATTGCAATTGTGTGTTACCCAACCTTTGGAGGAAGTGGAGTCGTAGCTACAGAGTTAGGAATCGCATTGTCCAAGCGTGGCCACGAAGTGCACTTTATTACCTATAAGCAACCTGTAAGACTTGCATTACTTAATGATAATATTCATTACCATGAGGTAAATGTACCTGATTATGCACTTTTTCATTATCAACCTTATGAGCTTGCTCTCTCTAGTAAGTTGGTTAAAATAATCAAGAAAGAAAATATAGATATTTTACATGTGCATTATGCAATTCCTCATGCTTATGCAGGATACATGGCTAAGGAAATTTTAAAACAAGAAGGTATTTATATACCAATGGTAACTACTTTGCATGGTACAGATATTACACTCGTGGGCAGCCATCCTTTCTATAGACCAGCTGTGAGTTTTAGTATTAACAACAGCGATATTGTAACTTCAGTATCAGAAAGTCTTAAACAAGATACATTACGTCTATTTGAAATTACCAAGGAAATTGATGTGGTGCCTAATTTTATAGATTTTACCTCTGTAGATAACTCTTTTACAGATTGTCAAAGAGATTTAATGGCAAACGAAAATGAACGTATTGTCACCCATATTAGTAATTTCAGAAAGGTAAAGCGCATCTCAGATGTAATTGATGTGTTTTATAGATTGCAACTAGAGATTCCTTCGAAGCTATTAATGGTTGGGGAAGGTCCAGAAAGAGAACATGCAGAAGAACAAGTATCGCTGTTAGGTATTGAAGATAAGGTTAAGTTTTTAGGAAATAGTAATGAGATTGATAAAATACTTTGCTTTTCTGACTTGTTTTTACTTCCATCTGAAGCTGAGAGTTTTGGACTGGCGGCTTTAGAAGCTATGGTGAACCGAGTTCCTGTAATTTCTAGTAATGCAGGTGGGATACCAGAAGTAAACATTGATGGTGTTACTGGATATCTTTCTAATGTAGGGAATATTGCAGATATGGCTCAGAATGCTATTAGAATTCTTCAAGATGATATAGTGCTTGAAAAGTTTAAGAATAATGCAAAAAAAGAAGCGGCAAAGTTTGATATACAAAACATTGTGCCGCTTTATGAACAGCTCTATGAGAGAGCGTTACTTCAGGTCGTCTAG